One Meriones unguiculatus strain TT.TT164.6M chromosome 5, Bangor_MerUng_6.1, whole genome shotgun sequence DNA segment encodes these proteins:
- the C1s gene encoding complement C1s subcomponent yields MGRSPEMWFIILLSLLASLSAEPTMYGEILSPNYPQAYPNEVNKIWDIEVPEGFGIHLYFTHLDIELSENCTYDSVQIIAGGVKEERLCGQRTGKSPNSPNVKEFRLPYNKLQVVFRSDFSNEERFTGFAAYYAAIDINECTDFIDVPCSHFCNNFIGGYFCSCPPEYFLYDDMRNCGVNCSGNVFTSLVGEISSPNYPNPYPENSRCDYQILLEEGYQVVVTARREDFDVEPADSEGNCHDSLIFATRKQQFGPYCGKGFPGSLIINTQSNTLDIVFQTDLTGQKKGWKLRYHGEPIPCPKEISANSIWEPEKAKYVFKDVVKITCVDGFEVVEGNVGSTYFYSTCQSNGQWSNSRLECQPVDCGVPEPIENGKVEDPENTLFGSVVRYTCEEPHYYMEPEEGGEYRCAANGSWVNEELGTELPKCVPVCGVPTETFKMHQRIFGGYRTKIESFPWQVFFHYPRAGGALIDEYWVLTAAHVVDGISEPSMYVGSTFSRMGQLENAQRLTAERVIVHPGWKSEDDSSTRTNFDNDIALVQLKDPVKMGPTVSPICLPGTSPAYEPSEGQLGLISGWGRTEKRFNVVQLRGAKLPITSLEKCQQVKVENPKLRADEYVFTENMICAGEKGVDSCDGDSGGAFALPVPNVKGPKFYVGGLVSWGKKCGTYGIYTKVRNYLDWILKTMQENSVPRQD; encoded by the exons ATGGGCAGATCGCCAGAGATGTG GTTCATCATCTTGCTTTCCCTTTTGGCATCCCTTTCTGCTGAGCCTACCATGTATGGGGAGATCCTGTCCCCTAACTACCCTCAGGCATACCCCAATGAGGTCAACAAAATTTGGGACATAGAAGTTCCAGAAGGGTTTGGCATTCACCTTTACTTCACCCATCTGGACATAGAGCTGTCAGAGAACTGTACATATGATTCAGTGCAG ATCATCGCAGGTGGCGTTAAGGAGGAGAGGCTCTGTGGCCAGAGGACAGGCAAGAGTCCCAACTCCCCCAATGTGAAAGAGTTCCGGCTCCCGTACAACAAACTCCAGGTGGTCTTCAGGTCGGACTTCTCCAATGAGGAACGGTTTACTGGCTTTGCTGCGTATTATGCAGCCATAG ACATAAACGAATGCACAGACTTTATAGATGTCCCTTGCAGCCACTTCTGCAATAACTTCATCGGTGGATACTTCTGCTCCTGTCCTCCAGAATATTTTCTCTATGATGACATGAGGAATTGTGGAG TCAATTGTAGTGGGAATGTTTTCACTTCCCTGGTTGGGGAGATTTCAAGTCCCAATTATCCCAATCCGTACCCGGAGAACTCAAGGTGTGACTACCAGATTCTGCTGGAGGAGGGGTACCAAGTGGTGGTAACTGCACGGAGAGAGGACTTTGATGTGGAGCCGGCTGACTCAGAGGGGAACTGCCATGACAGTTTAATT TTTGCTACAAGAAAGCAACAATTTGGTCCCTACTGTGGCAAAGGATTCCCTGGGTCACTCATTATTAACACCCAGAGTAATACTCTTGATATTGTCTTTCAAACTGACCTAACAGGGCAAAAAAAAGGCTGGAAGCTTCGTTACCATGGAGAGC CCATCCCTTGTCCAAAAGAAATCTCTGCCAACTCTATTTGGGAGCCCGAAAAGGCAAAATACGTGTTTAAGGATGTGGTGAAGATAACCTGTGTGGATGGATTTGAAGTTGTGGAG GGAAATGTTGGctcaacatatttttattctaCTTGTCAAAGCAACGGACAGTGGAGCAATTCCAGACTAGAATGTCAAC CCGTGGACTGCGGCGTTCCAGAACCCATTGAGAACGGTAAAGTGGAAGATCCAGAAAACACTCTGTTTGGTTCTGTGGTTCGCTACACGTGTGAAGAGCCGCATTACTACATGGAACCCGAGGAAGGCG GGGAGTATCGCTGTGCTGCCAATGGGAGCTGGGTGAATGAGGAGCTGGGCACCGAGCTGCCGAAATGCGTGCCAG tctgtggAGTACCCACCGAGACCTTTAAAATGCATCAGAGGATATTCGGAGGCTACCGTACCAAGATTGAAAGTTTCCCCTGGCAAGTCTTTTTTCACTACCCACGGGCTGGTGGCGCCCTTATTGACGAGTACTGGGTGCTGACGGCCGCTCACGTCGTGGATGGAATCTCTGAACCATCTATGTATGTTGGGTCCACGTTTTCGAGAATGGGACAGTTGGAAAATGCCCAGAGGCTCACCGCCGAACGCGTGATTGTCCATCCAGGCTGGAAATCAGAGGATGACTCAAGCACGAGGACAAATTTCGACAATGACATCGCACTGGTGCAGCTGAAAGACCCCGTGAAAATGGGACCCACTGTCTCCCCCATCTGCCTGCCGGGCACCTCGCCAGCATACGAGCCCTCAGAGGGTCAACTGGGGCTGATTTCAGGGTGGGGCCGAACGGAGAAGAGATTCAATGTGGTCCAACTGAGAGGGGCAAAGTTACCCATCACCTCTTTAGAAAAGTGCCAGCAGGTGAAAGTGGAGAACCCCAAATTGAGGGCAGATGAGTATGTTTTCACTGAGAACATGATCTGTGCTGGAGAGAAGGGTGTTGACAGCTGCGATGGAGACAGCGGTGGGGCTTTTGCCTTGCCGGTCCCCAATGTAAAGGGCCCCAAATTCTATGTGGGTGGCCTGGTGTCCTGGGGGAAGAAGTGCGGGACCTATGGGATATACACAAAGGTGAGGAACTACCTGGACTGGATCCTGAAAACCATGCAGGAGAACAGCGTCCCCAGGCAGGACTAA